The Aquidulcibacter paucihalophilus genome has a window encoding:
- a CDS encoding type II secretion system protein N has product MATRPDRMRQSVEVVLALALTAQLAQLGWIALGPAAAAGAATNPTPAPFQPADPTVFQRFDAFFRTGGQSSLAEASAAGNGQMRLYGLRSDGAGGGSAIIGLADGRQVSVGVGEEVEPGLVLRGVGADHVTLARGGSVSRLVFTDLPMGVAPVPPPPPGPQTVTPAPAVSGAPAGASIDPARLLGQAGLRPRMRGARLDGFTVSGAGDAAVLRAAGLQAGDVILAVNGQPLDSLERIAALRSQLANSAGAELRIERDGQVQTSTLGSGQ; this is encoded by the coding sequence ATGGCGACGCGGCCTGACCGCATGCGCCAGAGCGTCGAGGTCGTGCTTGCCCTCGCCCTGACGGCGCAGCTGGCCCAGCTCGGCTGGATTGCACTCGGGCCGGCGGCCGCGGCCGGGGCCGCGACCAACCCGACGCCCGCACCTTTCCAGCCCGCTGACCCGACGGTCTTCCAGCGTTTCGACGCGTTTTTCCGTACGGGTGGTCAGAGCAGTCTTGCGGAGGCGAGTGCGGCGGGGAACGGGCAGATGCGGTTGTATGGTCTGCGCTCGGACGGCGCGGGCGGGGGTTCGGCGATCATCGGGCTGGCGGATGGGCGTCAGGTTTCGGTGGGCGTGGGGGAAGAGGTTGAGCCGGGGCTGGTGCTGCGCGGGGTGGGCGCGGATCATGTGACGCTGGCGCGCGGCGGGTCGGTGAGCCGGCTGGTGTTTACGGATCTGCCGATGGGGGTGGCGCCGGTGCCGCCGCCGCCGCCGGGCCCGCAGACGGTGACGCCTGCGCCGGCGGTGTCGGGCGCGCCGGCGGGGGCTTCGATTGATCCGGCGCGGTTGCTGGGCCAGGCGGGGCTGCGGCCGCGGATGCGCGGGGCGCGGCTGGACGGGTTTACGGTGTCGGGCGCGGGCGATGCGGCGGTGCTGCGGGCGGCGGGGCTGCAGGCCGGGGATGTGATCCTGGCGGTGAACGGCCAGCCGCTGGACAGCCTTGAGCGGATCGCGGCCCTGCGCAGCCAGCTGGCCAACAGCGCGGGCGCCGAACTGCGCATCGAGCGCGACGGACAGGTACAGACCTCCACCCTGGGAAGCGGCCAATGA
- the gspD gene encoding type II secretion system secretin GspD: MKRSNLIGAVMAAVLAVQGPLAAGPAWAQSQTLNVQGADIRAFIQDVARSTGRTFIVDPGVSGTVTVSSDRPLSRTQLFEVFLSTLRANGLVVTPTASGAYRISPAQGAAQGPATVGSERFSTEVFQLRNIDAAAAAETIRPLVGAQGQVLANPGANSVVVADFADNLVRIRALIGRIDVDRTGFEVVTLENSSAREIAAVLQTVLAPPGGQPGSGMVSVTPVESSNSIVLRGDPAALARILPLIGDLDRRAESADDVKVVFLQHADAEALLPVLQQVVGQPVTAASAAAPLSGRGGAGETAAAVAPASVPAAPVAGQRAVIARFPGANALVISASADTQRMLAEVIRQLDQRRQQVLIEAIVVELSDNAVRELGVQWLLAGEDGNPVGLTNYSDRAAPLVPLAGGAGAGQLEADDPLRDQLQTLALNTLLGANGFIGGGGGRIGDGLFGFIINAAKTDAGSNLLQTPSLMTLDNEEATILVGQEVPITTGETLLDGNANPFRTTQRQDIGVKLVVRPQINAGGSITLFLRQEVSSINGVLTDSANDLVLNKRELETTLVVDDGDIAVAGGLLDQNDRLSVDGVPGLASLPYVGGLFRSTSRQRGRTNLMVFIRPTIIRSPADAQALAADRWGYMRQQQLSNAPGVEPSLDEMLRDYMRTQPPAAPDDTITAPVGEVTAAPLAPVSSGQ; this comes from the coding sequence ATGAAGCGATCGAACCTGATCGGCGCCGTGATGGCCGCCGTCCTCGCCGTGCAGGGGCCGCTGGCCGCCGGGCCGGCGTGGGCCCAGTCGCAGACCCTGAACGTGCAGGGGGCGGACATCCGCGCCTTCATCCAGGACGTGGCGCGCTCGACGGGACGGACCTTCATCGTCGATCCGGGCGTGAGCGGCACGGTGACGGTGTCGAGCGACCGGCCGCTGAGCCGGACCCAGCTGTTCGAGGTCTTCCTGTCGACGCTGCGGGCCAACGGCCTGGTGGTGACCCCGACGGCCTCGGGGGCCTACCGGATCAGCCCGGCGCAAGGGGCCGCCCAAGGCCCCGCGACGGTGGGCTCGGAGCGGTTCTCGACCGAGGTGTTCCAGCTGAGGAATATCGATGCGGCGGCGGCGGCGGAGACGATCCGGCCGCTGGTGGGGGCGCAGGGCCAGGTGCTGGCCAACCCCGGCGCCAACAGCGTGGTGGTGGCCGACTTCGCCGACAACCTGGTCCGCATCCGCGCCCTGATCGGGCGGATCGACGTCGACCGGACCGGGTTCGAGGTGGTGACGCTTGAAAACTCCTCGGCGCGCGAGATCGCCGCCGTCCTGCAGACGGTGCTGGCCCCGCCCGGCGGGCAACCCGGCTCGGGTATGGTCAGCGTGACCCCGGTGGAGAGCTCCAACTCGATCGTGCTGCGCGGTGATCCGGCGGCGCTGGCGCGCATCCTGCCGCTGATCGGCGACCTGGACCGCCGGGCCGAGAGCGCCGACGACGTCAAGGTGGTGTTCCTGCAGCATGCCGACGCCGAGGCCCTGCTGCCGGTGCTGCAACAGGTGGTCGGCCAGCCGGTGACGGCGGCCAGTGCCGCTGCCCCGCTCAGCGGGCGAGGCGGCGCGGGCGAGACGGCCGCGGCGGTTGCGCCGGCGAGCGTGCCGGCGGCGCCGGTGGCGGGACAGAGGGCGGTGATCGCGCGCTTCCCGGGGGCCAATGCGCTGGTCATCTCGGCCTCGGCCGATACGCAGCGGATGCTGGCCGAGGTGATCCGCCAGCTGGACCAGCGCCGTCAGCAGGTGCTGATCGAGGCGATCGTGGTGGAGCTGTCGGACAATGCGGTGCGCGAGCTGGGGGTGCAGTGGCTGCTGGCGGGCGAGGACGGCAATCCCGTCGGCCTGACCAACTACTCCGACCGGGCCGCGCCGCTGGTGCCGCTCGCGGGCGGGGCCGGGGCGGGCCAGCTGGAGGCCGACGACCCCTTGCGCGACCAGCTGCAGACGCTGGCGCTGAACACCCTGCTGGGGGCCAATGGCTTCATCGGCGGGGGCGGCGGGCGGATCGGCGACGGCCTGTTCGGCTTCATCATCAATGCGGCCAAGACGGATGCGGGCTCCAACCTGCTGCAGACGCCGTCGCTGATGACGCTGGACAATGAGGAGGCGACCATACTGGTGGGTCAGGAGGTGCCGATCACGACCGGCGAGACCCTGCTGGACGGCAATGCCAATCCCTTCCGCACGACCCAGCGCCAGGACATCGGGGTCAAGCTGGTGGTGCGGCCGCAGATCAATGCAGGTGGCTCGATCACCCTGTTCCTGCGTCAGGAGGTGTCCAGCATCAACGGCGTGCTGACCGACAGCGCCAATGATCTGGTGCTGAACAAGCGCGAGCTGGAGACGACGCTGGTGGTCGACGACGGCGACATCGCGGTCGCCGGCGGCCTGCTGGACCAGAACGACCGGCTGTCGGTGGACGGGGTGCCGGGGCTGGCCAGCCTGCCTTACGTCGGCGGCCTGTTCCGCTCGACCAGCCGCCAGCGCGGGCGGACCAATCTGATGGTGTTCATCCGCCCGACCATCATCCGCAGCCCGGCCGATGCCCAGGCGCTGGCGGCGGACCGCTGGGGCTATATGCGCCAGCAGCAGCTCAGCAATGCGCCGGGGGTGGAGCCGTCGCTGGACGAGATGCTGCGCGACTATATGCGCACGCAGCCTCCAGCAGCGCCCGACGATACGATCACCGCCCCCGTGGGCGAGGTGACCGCCGCGCCGCTGGCTCCGGTCTCTTCAGGCCAGTGA
- the gspE gene encoding type II secretion system ATPase GspE, with protein MITLINPTLPYGFAKRHGVILLEAGEVCVVGLREGADPSALIETRRALGRPLRVEPLDQASFDRRLSQVYAGDHLSATDGDDLSMPSGLESLIDDIPAAADLLDTADDAPVIRLINGIIAEAVRAGASDIHLEPFETALTVRMRIDGVLRETLSLNPRITPLLVSRIKVMARLDIAEKRVPQDGRIPLALGGKTLDVRVSTLPSRMGERVVLRILDRDQAGLTLDRLGMAPDALDAFRAALREPNGIILVTGPTGSGKTTSLYAGLSLLNDATRNILTVEDPVEYAIDGVGQTQVNPKVGMTFAAGLRAILRQDPDVVMVGEIRDVETARIAVQAALTGHLVLSTVHTNDAAGAVTRLRDMGVEPFLLASTLRLIVAQRLVRRLCGDCRRPEGADKATAKLAGVKVGQTVWRPQGCGQCGQTGYVGRVGLYEVIRVDDRVRRLIAAEAGEEAINAVAFAGAETLTQRARTLVLEGVTSVEEAVRVTRQETAEAHDEPGLAVAVPAVATGREDAA; from the coding sequence GTGATCACCCTGATCAATCCGACCCTGCCCTATGGCTTCGCCAAACGGCACGGGGTGATCCTGCTGGAGGCGGGCGAGGTCTGCGTGGTGGGCCTGCGCGAGGGGGCCGATCCCTCGGCCCTGATCGAGACGCGCCGGGCGCTGGGCCGGCCGCTGCGGGTCGAGCCGCTGGACCAGGCCAGCTTCGACCGGCGGCTGTCGCAGGTCTATGCGGGCGATCACCTGAGCGCGACGGACGGCGACGACCTGTCGATGCCCTCGGGGCTGGAGAGCCTGATCGACGACATCCCGGCCGCGGCCGACCTGCTGGACACGGCCGATGACGCGCCGGTGATCCGGCTGATCAACGGCATCATCGCCGAGGCCGTGCGGGCGGGGGCTTCGGACATCCATCTTGAGCCGTTCGAGACGGCGCTGACGGTGCGGATGCGCATCGACGGCGTGCTGCGCGAGACCCTGTCGCTGAACCCGCGGATCACGCCGCTGCTGGTGTCGCGGATCAAGGTGATGGCGCGGCTGGACATCGCCGAGAAGCGGGTGCCGCAGGACGGCCGTATCCCGCTGGCCCTGGGCGGCAAGACGCTGGATGTGCGCGTCTCCACCCTGCCGTCGCGGATGGGCGAGCGGGTGGTGCTGCGCATCCTGGACCGGGATCAGGCCGGGCTGACGCTGGACCGGCTGGGCATGGCCCCCGATGCGCTGGACGCCTTCCGCGCGGCGCTGAGGGAGCCCAACGGCATCATCCTGGTCACCGGCCCGACGGGCTCGGGCAAGACCACCTCCCTCTACGCCGGCCTGTCGCTGCTGAACGACGCCACGCGCAACATCCTGACGGTCGAGGACCCGGTGGAATATGCCATCGACGGCGTCGGCCAGACCCAGGTCAATCCCAAGGTCGGCATGACCTTCGCGGCGGGCCTGCGGGCGATCCTGCGTCAGGACCCGGACGTGGTCATGGTCGGCGAGATCCGGGACGTGGAGACGGCGCGGATCGCGGTGCAGGCGGCCCTGACCGGCCATCTGGTGCTGTCGACGGTGCACACCAATGATGCGGCCGGGGCTGTGACCCGGCTGAGGGACATGGGGGTGGAGCCCTTCCTGCTGGCCTCGACCCTGCGGCTGATCGTGGCCCAGCGGCTGGTGCGCCGGCTGTGTGGCGACTGCCGGCGGCCGGAAGGTGCGGACAAGGCCACCGCGAAACTGGCGGGGGTCAAGGTCGGCCAGACGGTGTGGCGGCCGCAGGGCTGCGGCCAGTGCGGCCAGACGGGCTATGTGGGACGGGTGGGCCTGTATGAGGTGATCCGGGTCGATGACCGGGTGCGCCGGCTGATCGCCGCCGAGGCCGGCGAGGAGGCGATCAACGCCGTGGCCTTTGCGGGTGCCGAAACCCTGACCCAGCGCGCGCGGACCCTGGTGCTGGAGGGCGTCACCTCGGTCGAGGAGGCGGTGCGGGTGACGCGTCAGGAGACCGCCGAGGCGCATGATGAGCCGGGGCTGGCTGTCGCGGTTCCCGCGGTTGCGACCGGGCGTGAGGATGCGGCCTGA
- the gspF gene encoding type II secretion system inner membrane protein GspF: MAVFDYVAVDAGGRTVSGTLSADDDAAARALLARRRLMPLEVTASRGAAPARGAAPSRAAAPALKGPGKLDSRTLALVTRQLATLVTVSPVEEALRAIAIQADRPAVRAVLEGVHGGVMEGRRLSDAMALQGQAFPPLYRAMVSAGETSGALAPILERLAEGLERDQEVRGKVITALVYPAVLAIVAIGVVIALMTFVVPRVVDQFDSMNQTLPLLTRLVIGLSDAMRDQGWLVALLLAAAAVGGVFALRNPAVRLAVDTVLLRLPLIGRLARDLHGAKMARTLSTMIAAGLPVLEGLTITARTVSNRRLRLATERMAEAVREGGGLSAAMRRADVFPPILVTMTASGEAGGRLEPMLERAAEYLEREFSTFTAVMLSLIEPAIIVVMGGVVAVIILSILLPILQINTLAMG, translated from the coding sequence ATGGCGGTGTTCGACTATGTGGCGGTGGACGCGGGCGGGCGCACGGTCAGCGGGACGCTGAGCGCCGATGACGACGCGGCCGCGCGGGCCCTGCTGGCGCGGCGCAGGCTGATGCCGCTGGAGGTCACGGCGTCGCGCGGGGCGGCCCCGGCGCGGGGGGCGGCCCCGTCGCGGGCCGCCGCTCCGGCACTCAAGGGCCCCGGCAAGCTGGATTCGCGCACCCTGGCGCTGGTCACGCGCCAGCTGGCCACCCTGGTGACCGTCTCGCCGGTCGAGGAGGCGCTGCGGGCCATTGCCATCCAGGCCGACCGGCCGGCGGTGCGCGCCGTGCTGGAGGGGGTGCATGGCGGGGTGATGGAGGGCCGGCGGCTGTCGGACGCCATGGCCCTGCAGGGTCAGGCCTTCCCGCCGCTGTACCGGGCCATGGTGTCGGCGGGCGAGACCTCGGGGGCGCTGGCCCCGATCCTGGAGCGGCTGGCCGAGGGGCTGGAGCGCGACCAGGAGGTGCGGGGCAAGGTGATCACGGCCCTGGTCTATCCGGCGGTGCTGGCGATCGTGGCCATCGGGGTGGTGATCGCCCTGATGACCTTCGTGGTGCCGCGGGTGGTGGACCAGTTCGACAGCATGAACCAGACCCTGCCGCTGCTGACGCGGCTGGTGATCGGCCTGTCGGACGCGATGCGCGACCAGGGCTGGCTGGTGGCGCTGCTGCTGGCGGCGGCGGCCGTCGGCGGCGTGTTCGCCCTGCGCAATCCGGCCGTGCGGCTGGCGGTCGACACCGTCCTTCTGCGCCTGCCGCTGATCGGGCGGCTGGCGCGCGACCTGCACGGGGCAAAGATGGCGCGGACCCTGTCGACGATGATCGCGGCGGGGCTGCCGGTGCTGGAGGGGCTGACGATCACGGCGCGGACGGTGTCCAACCGCCGCCTGCGGCTGGCCACGGAGCGGATGGCCGAGGCGGTGCGCGAGGGCGGCGGCCTGTCGGCGGCCATGCGCCGGGCCGACGTCTTCCCGCCCATTCTGGTGACCATGACCGCCTCGGGCGAGGCCGGCGGCCGGCTGGAGCCGATGCTGGAGCGCGCCGCGGAATACCTCGAGCGGGAGTTCTCCACCTTCACCGCGGTGATGCTGAGCCTGATCGAGCCGGCCATCATCGTGGTCATGGGCGGGGTGGTCGCCGTGATCATCCTGTCCATCCTGCTGCCCATCCTGCAGATCAACACCCTGGCCATGGGGTGA
- the gspG gene encoding type II secretion system major pseudopilin GspG yields MVVIVIIGLLATVVAINVLPSQDRAMVTKAKADIATLEQAIETYRLDNLDFPDDLQALVTAPPTLASPDRYRPGGYVRRLPEDPWGEPYLYRRPSAHGGQFDVYSLGADRKEGGEGNDADLGNWET; encoded by the coding sequence ATGGTGGTGATCGTGATCATCGGCCTGCTGGCCACTGTGGTGGCGATCAACGTCCTGCCCAGCCAGGACCGGGCCATGGTGACCAAGGCCAAGGCCGACATCGCCACCCTGGAACAGGCGATCGAGACCTATCGCCTCGACAACCTCGACTTCCCCGACGACCTGCAGGCGCTGGTCACCGCCCCGCCGACCCTGGCCAGTCCGGACCGCTACCGTCCGGGCGGCTATGTGCGCCGCCTGCCCGAGGACCCCTGGGGCGAGCCCTATCTCTACCGCCGCCCGAGCGCCCACGGCGGCCAGTTCGACGTCTACTCCCTGGGCGCCGACCGCAAGGAAGGGGGCGAGGGCAACGATGCCGACCTCGGAAACTGGGAGACCTAA
- a CDS encoding GspH/FimT family pseudopilin, translated as MELLMVVAIMGLAAGAVVLSVPDPRPSVAADAERFAARLSRAREEAILTNRPVAVEATAAGYVFTAFDGAAWSALDEGPFGPETWTAGTSVTPSAPPARIVFDPTGVADPAALTLTRDRHSRTITVDGAGEVTLNG; from the coding sequence GTGGAGCTGCTGATGGTGGTGGCCATCATGGGGCTGGCCGCCGGGGCCGTGGTCCTGTCCGTGCCCGATCCGCGGCCGTCGGTGGCCGCCGATGCCGAGCGGTTCGCCGCCCGGCTGAGCCGCGCCCGCGAGGAGGCCATCCTGACCAACCGTCCGGTCGCGGTCGAGGCGACCGCCGCCGGCTATGTCTTCACCGCGTTCGACGGCGCCGCCTGGTCGGCGCTGGACGAGGGCCCGTTCGGGCCGGAGACCTGGACGGCGGGCACGAGCGTCACCCCCTCAGCCCCGCCCGCCCGGATCGTGTTCGACCCCACGGGCGTCGCCGACCCCGCGGCCCTCACCCTGACCCGCGACCGCCACAGCCGCACCATCACCGTCGACGGCGCCGGAGAGGTCACCCTCAATGGCTGA
- the gspI gene encoding type II secretion system minor pseudopilin GspI, giving the protein MSAGRARSARPPTGPTFGRPEDRLRVDRAEPCDRGLNKEGFTLIELLVALAVFSLAALALLNLSAENTRSAARVETRTLGGIVAENLAVETMIAPAVSEGTTTGQTPLAGRPWTWTRTVAPTEDPDLLRIHITVKTPEGQAAERTIFRSRTRP; this is encoded by the coding sequence TTGAGCGCGGGGCGTGCGCGAAGCGCCAGGCCGCCCACGGGTCCGACCTTCGGTCGGCCCGAGGACAGGCTCAGGGTCGACAGGGCGGAGCCCTGTGACCGCGGCCTCAACAAGGAGGGCTTTACTCTGATCGAGCTTCTCGTGGCGCTCGCCGTGTTCAGCCTCGCGGCCCTGGCCCTGCTGAACCTGTCGGCCGAGAACACCCGCTCGGCCGCCCGCGTCGAGACCCGCACCCTCGGCGGCATCGTCGCCGAGAACCTCGCCGTCGAGACCATGATCGCCCCCGCCGTCAGCGAAGGCACCACCACCGGCCAGACCCCGCTCGCCGGCCGCCCCTGGACCTGGACCCGCACCGTCGCACCCACCGAAGACCCCGACCTCCTGCGCATCCACATCACCGTCAAAACACCCGAAGGACAGGCCGCAGAACGCACAATCTTCCGCTCGAGAACCCGACCATGA
- the gspJ gene encoding type II secretion system minor pseudopilin GspJ translates to MKPRAGFTLVEVMISLMIFAMLAAAGAAVLSGAIDNRFAIKAASDRVGDLQRMRGLLRADLGQAAARRSRGPTGRPTPQPIIGATAPGEPILVLNRTGWSNPGEQARPSLQRVEYRLVEDRLERRASSHLDGARPGPPQVLYRGVSDVTVEFVRDGEAAPAFISSIDRPLPDAVRIGMTIEGYGRVDQLFIVGSGR, encoded by the coding sequence ATGAAGCCGCGCGCGGGTTTCACCCTGGTTGAGGTCATGATCTCGCTGATGATCTTCGCCATGCTGGCCGCCGCCGGCGCGGCCGTGTTGAGCGGGGCGATCGACAACCGGTTCGCCATCAAGGCGGCCAGCGATCGCGTAGGCGACCTGCAGCGGATGCGCGGCCTGTTGCGCGCCGACCTCGGCCAGGCCGCGGCCCGGCGCTCGCGCGGCCCGACCGGGCGTCCGACGCCCCAGCCCATCATCGGCGCGACCGCGCCCGGCGAACCGATCCTGGTCCTGAACCGCACCGGCTGGAGCAACCCCGGCGAACAGGCGCGGCCGTCCCTGCAGCGGGTGGAGTACCGGCTCGTCGAGGACCGGCTGGAACGGCGCGCCTCCAGCCATCTGGACGGGGCCCGACCCGGCCCGCCCCAGGTGCTCTACCGCGGCGTGAGCGACGTCACAGTCGAGTTCGTCCGGGACGGAGAGGCGGCGCCCGCCTTCATCTCCAGCATCGACCGCCCCCTGCCCGACGCCGTCCGCATCGGCATGACGATCGAGGGCTATGGACGGGTCGATCAACTGTTCATCGTCGGGAGCGGCCGATGA
- the gspK gene encoding type II secretion system minor pseudopilin GspK encodes MALLTVLLLVAVMSVVAVAILDDVRFSVRRTANVEFQSQAQWYAAGVENLARGQIARLVSAGPARTPLEPVWNGRPMAFPIDGGTLTATVTDGQACFNLNSLALGVGEDLTARPLGAAQFRALGRAVGAPDSRMRAIADALTDWLDADTTPSPLGAEDGAYAGLASPYRTGGVMLAEVSELRAVKGVDAATYRRLRPYLCALPTTRLSPLNVNTLTPEQAPLLTMLTNGAVGPEQARAVIAARPRDGWADAAAFWAQPALATVQVDLEAREQVTVLTRFFDLRVDVELGGSRAVRTALLEAGSDGRVRTVIQRWTPEE; translated from the coding sequence ATGGCACTGCTGACCGTGCTGCTGCTCGTCGCCGTCATGTCCGTGGTCGCCGTCGCGATCCTCGATGACGTGCGCTTCTCCGTTCGCCGCACCGCCAATGTCGAGTTCCAGAGCCAGGCCCAGTGGTATGCGGCCGGGGTCGAAAATCTGGCGCGCGGACAGATCGCACGGCTTGTCTCGGCCGGCCCCGCCCGCACGCCGCTGGAGCCGGTCTGGAACGGGCGGCCGATGGCCTTCCCGATCGACGGCGGGACCCTGACCGCCACGGTCACCGACGGCCAGGCCTGTTTCAACCTCAACAGCCTTGCCCTGGGGGTCGGCGAGGATCTCACGGCGCGCCCGCTCGGGGCGGCGCAGTTCCGGGCCCTCGGCCGGGCCGTCGGCGCGCCCGACAGCCGGATGCGCGCGATCGCAGACGCCCTGACCGACTGGCTGGACGCCGACACCACCCCCTCCCCGCTCGGTGCGGAGGACGGGGCCTATGCCGGTCTGGCCAGCCCCTACCGCACGGGCGGGGTGATGCTGGCCGAGGTCAGCGAGCTGCGCGCGGTCAAGGGTGTGGACGCCGCGACCTACCGCCGCCTGCGGCCCTATCTGTGCGCCCTGCCGACCACGCGTCTGTCGCCCCTGAATGTGAACACCCTGACGCCGGAGCAGGCACCGCTGCTGACCATGCTGACGAACGGCGCGGTCGGACCGGAGCAGGCGCGGGCGGTGATCGCTGCACGGCCCCGCGACGGCTGGGCGGACGCCGCCGCCTTCTGGGCGCAGCCGGCCCTCGCGACGGTCCAGGTGGACCTTGAGGCCCGCGAGCAGGTGACGGTCCTGACCCGCTTCTTCGACCTGCGCGTCGATGTCGAACTGGGCGGCTCCCGTGCCGTCCGCACCGCCTTGCTGGAAGCCGGATCAGACGGGCGTGTGCGCACCGTGATCCAACGCTGGACCCCCGAAGAATGA
- the gspL gene encoding type II secretion system protein GspL produces the protein MKPTRLILIPALGNEPAPFLVIEDGVVRDRGLLELHPDAPPEPMRTVAIVPGAEVTIRWLALPDGGLAQQRAAALWMLKDELAVSPERLAVALGPLPPAGRPRLAALTGLPLLEAWVGYLEALGVRPDVLVPDALIVPEPDADDRLNAVAFGSATALRGRGFAASVQPDLVELVAGARAVDPITDPSGVERALVEAALAPPVNLLSSRERVRGTARRDWRLASALAGLLVMSPLVLIAAAAARDDADAQAATVSAREEVERVAPDLAALPDPVEALRRRVRAAPPPGGVIGATAALFAAVEGVEGAELDLLIIDPAAGMKASLTHAGYEDTQTIARAMRANGLEVTETAALDDRGRIVSDITIGSAR, from the coding sequence ATGAAACCGACCCGCCTGATCCTGATTCCCGCCCTCGGAAACGAACCGGCCCCCTTCCTCGTGATCGAGGACGGTGTGGTGCGCGACCGCGGTTTGCTTGAGCTGCATCCGGACGCGCCGCCCGAGCCGATGCGGACGGTCGCCATCGTGCCGGGCGCCGAGGTCACGATCCGCTGGCTCGCGCTGCCCGACGGCGGACTGGCCCAGCAGCGCGCCGCCGCCCTCTGGATGCTGAAGGACGAACTGGCGGTGTCGCCCGAACGCCTGGCCGTGGCCCTCGGCCCCCTTCCCCCTGCGGGCCGGCCACGCCTGGCCGCCCTCACCGGGCTTCCCCTGCTTGAGGCCTGGGTCGGCTATCTGGAGGCTCTGGGGGTCAGGCCGGACGTGCTCGTGCCCGACGCCCTGATCGTGCCCGAGCCCGACGCGGACGACCGACTGAACGCCGTGGCGTTCGGAAGCGCCACGGCCCTGCGGGGCCGGGGCTTCGCCGCCAGCGTCCAGCCCGATCTGGTCGAGCTGGTGGCCGGCGCGCGCGCCGTCGATCCCATCACCGACCCGTCCGGAGTCGAGCGCGCCCTGGTCGAGGCGGCCCTGGCACCGCCGGTCAATCTTCTGTCGTCCCGGGAGCGGGTGCGCGGCACCGCGCGCCGGGACTGGAGGCTGGCGTCCGCCCTGGCTGGACTGCTGGTCATGTCCCCCCTGGTCCTGATCGCGGCCGCGGCCGCCCGGGACGATGCCGACGCCCAGGCCGCGACGGTCAGCGCACGCGAAGAGGTCGAACGGGTGGCACCCGATCTGGCGGCCCTTCCGGATCCGGTCGAGGCCTTGCGCCGGCGCGTCCGCGCCGCGCCGCCGCCCGGAGGCGTCATCGGCGCGACCGCCGCCCTGTTCGCCGCCGTGGAAGGGGTGGAAGGCGCGGAGCTGGATCTGTTGATCATCGATCCGGCCGCCGGGATGAAGGCCAGCCTGACCCACGCGGGCTATGAGGACACGCAGACCATCGCCCGGGCGATGCGGGCCAACGGCTTGGAAGTCACGGAGACGGCAGCCCTCGACGACCGCGGCCGCATCGTCAGCGACATCACCATCGGGAGCGCCCGATGA
- the gspM gene encoding type II secretion system protein GspM translates to MNRLIGQAEAWWAGRTLRERRMLMVMAGLLTAFALWMGLVQPVLVWRADAAERAEAAAGTLAEVRAAAASFRPSGPSASPPPEGLEPLIRRTAEAAGLEVVTVMSASGQLGFQLSSVGSGPLFAWLGALETDHRLTICSLGVTENADATLNVEGGLASGRCTA, encoded by the coding sequence ATGAACCGGCTGATCGGACAGGCCGAGGCCTGGTGGGCCGGCCGCACCCTGCGCGAGCGGCGGATGCTCATGGTGATGGCCGGCCTGCTGACGGCGTTCGCCCTCTGGATGGGTCTGGTGCAGCCGGTTCTGGTCTGGAGAGCCGATGCGGCGGAGCGGGCCGAAGCGGCCGCCGGTACACTGGCGGAAGTCCGCGCCGCGGCCGCCTCGTTCAGACCGTCCGGACCATCAGCAAGCCCGCCCCCTGAAGGACTCGAGCCTCTGATCCGGCGCACCGCCGAGGCCGCCGGACTGGAGGTGGTCACGGTGATGAGCGCCTCCGGTCAGCTCGGCTTCCAGCTGTCCAGCGTGGGGTCCGGGCCTCTGTTCGCATGGCTCGGAGCGCTTGAGACCGATCACCGGCTGACGATCTGCAGCCTCGGCGTGACCGAGAACGCCGACGCGACGCTGAACGTGGAGGGGGGACTGGCCTCCGGCCGATGCACCGCCTGA